In a single window of the Tribolium castaneum strain GA2 chromosome 8, icTriCast1.1, whole genome shotgun sequence genome:
- the LOC100142136 gene encoding uncharacterized protein LOC100142136 codes for MRLSLVRRFTTTAPRPVFGRLKSEAPIYWETLKTVNREAFQKKIQSLNNWYTRFLHLDEVKLYQDRVVALQERLLEAQEKRREIGRSLADIRKRSNQLQDEIHKVKRQENLERFLTLMKEETEVLRQESEVMRSFQECDRAERELFTAFTNAVRDSHEKQRAQVEYTKYFGIILSITGSFLAFCYTTLRKDDLKRFIEESMSRNLVVEAPQSSNNNDLINLVKSETARLSDIVNFRQNEISRMIERENDAQKKQLLYYIGASALLLIIFKAIS; via the coding sequence ATGAGACTCTCCCTCGTTCGCCGCTTCACCACAACAGCCCCCCGGCCCGTCTTCGGCCGCCTCAAATCCGAGGCCCCCATCTACTGGGAGACCCTGAAAACCGTGAACCGCGAGGCCTTCcagaaaaaaatccaaagtCTCAACAACTGGTACACCCGCTTCCTGCACCTGGACGAAGTCAAGTTGTACCAAGACCGCGTGGTGGCCCTCCAGGAGCGCCTCCTGGAAGCGCAGGAAAAGCGCCGGGAAATCGGGCGAAGCCTCGCCGACATCCGCAAGCGCTCCAACCAGCTCCAGGACGAGATCCACAAAGTGAAACGGCAGGAGAATCTCGAGAGGTTTTTGACTTTGATGAAGGAAGAGACGGAGGTTTTGAGGCAAGAAAGTGAGGTGATGCGGTCGTTTCAGGAGTGCGATCGCGCGGAAAGGGAGCTATTTACGGCTTTTACGAACGCGGTGCGGGACTCGCACGAGAAGCAACGGGCGCAGGTGGAGTACACCAAATATTTCGGCATTATTTTGAGCATCACTGGCTCGTTTCTGGCGTTTTGTTACACGACGTTGAGGAAAGACGACTTGAAACGGTTCATTGAGGAGAGTATGAGCCGGAATTTGGTCGTGGAAGCGCCACAAAGTAGTAACAATaacgatttaattaatttagtcaaAAGTGAGACTGCGAGACTCAGTGATATAGTCAATTTTAGGCAGAACGAAATTAGTCGAATGATTGAGCGGGAAAACGATgcgcaaaaaaaacaactctTGTATTATATTGGGGCCAGTGCGTTACTCctcataatttttaaagcaattagttga
- the LOC100142339 gene encoding zinc finger protein OZF isoform X1: MQPPEGVGARLSDVCRTCLVKSPHMTSFSPKNETTSHLIAMLSSVGNIEIEVNDLLPSYLCKKCEEKLRLSYDFQLMIQRSNEIVRECISGADMAQEVSEKIEIKIEDNRRKLPEFSAFEVQEAINECQGKFSVKAECIKCGFVTSNSRALSVHMSYLHKEMKERWCSTCNSEVENLETHTLSHVNSDFKCKFCGRTFKTRGNYTEHLRCHSSNTNLILAKSLDIIPGVKPHNCHICRKEFTAKRHLDKHLRTHSLPTQEVDPLGEAQNYCIICKRRVRSLKAHLLKCHSSDPKKPDGCLCTLCGKKFSSLSRFRVHMRTHTGEAPYKCRYCDKRSASRNHIVVHERTHTGEKPHICTVCGKAFAQSSVLNTHMKIHTGRPIACEICDKRFCRPAQLRLHVRKHTGEKPYQCTECEQAFRQRSHLTEHLKTHSDDRPYKCSHCEKGFKQISTLKSHIQIHLGTKPFKCSQCPYACRQSYSLTKHMKQHSLDAPRAEKPHFCHLCQRGFTTMAMLTSHNSGVHGF, from the exons ATGCAGCCCCCTGAGGGCGTGGGGGCGCGTTTAAGCGACGTGTGTCGCACCTGTCTCGTGAAAAGCCCCCACATGACGAGTTTTAGCCCCAAAAATGAGACCACATCGCACTTAATTGCGATGTTATCATCGGTTGGGAACATTGAG ATTGAAGTAAACGACTTGTTGCCGTCgtatttgtgcaaaaaatgcgAGGAGAAATTAAGGTTATCGTACGATTTTCAACTGATGATACAAAGGTCGAACGAAATCGTTCGGGAGTGCATAAGCGGGGCTGATATG gcACAAGAAGTTTCGGAAAAAATCGAGATCAAAATTGAGGATAATAGACGGAAGCTGCCCGAATTTTCGGCGTTTGAGGTCCAGGAGGCTATAAATGAGTGTCAGGGGAAGTTTTCCGTGAAGGCTGAGTGCATAAAATGCGGGTTTGTGACGAGTAATTCCCGCGCTCTGTCGGTACATATGAGTTACCTCCATAA GGAAATGAAGGAACGTTGGTGCTCCACTTGCAACAGTGAGGTGGAAAACTTGGAAACGCACACTTTGAGTCACGTTAATAGCGATTTCAAGTGCAAATTTTGCGGTCGCACGTTCAAAACGCGGGGGAATTACACCGAACACTTGCGCTGCCACTCGAGTAATACCAACCTGATTTTAGCAAAGTCACTAGACATTATTCCAGGCGTTAAACCGCACAATTGCCACATTTGCCGCAAGGAATTCACCGCAAAGCGCCACTTAGACAAGCATTTAAGGACACACTCGCTTCCAACCCAAGAGGTTGACCCCTTGGGGGAAGCCCAGAATTACTGCATAATTTGCAAAAGGCGCGTGCGCAGCTTGAAGGCCCACTTGCTAAAGTGCCACTCTTCCGACCCGAAAAAACCGGACGGTTGTTTGTGCACTCTTTGCGGCAAAAAATTCAG TTCGTTGTCAAGGTTCCGCGTGCATATGCGCACCCACACCGGGGAAGCCCCGTACAAGTGTCGCTACTGCGACAAACGCAGTGCCTCTCGCAACCATATTGTGGTGCACGAACGCACCCATACGGGCGAAAAACCCCATATTTGTACCGTCTGTGGCAAGGCGTTCGCCCAATCTAGTGTGCTCAACACGCATATGAAAATCCATACGGGGCGACCAATCGCGTGCGAGATTTGTGACAAACGGTTTTGTAGACCTGCACAATTGCGGTTGCATGTGCGCAAACATACGGGGGAAAAACCGTACCAGTGTACGGAGTGTGAACAGGCCTTTAGGCAGCGGAGTCATTTGACCGAGCATTTGAAAACACATAGTGACGATAGGCCGTATAAATGCTCGCATTGTGAGAAGGGTTTTAAGCAAATTTCCACGCTTAAGTCACACATCCAGATACATTTAG GTACGAAGCCATTCAAGTGTAGTCAATGCCCCTATGCCTGTAGACAGAGTTATAGTCTCACCAAACATATGAAACAGCATAGTTTGGATGCCCCCCGGGCTGAAAAGCCCCACTTCTGCCACCTATGTCAAAGGGGGTTCACAACAATGGCGATGCTGACGTCACACAACAGTGGCGTCCATGGGTTTTAG
- the LOC660458 gene encoding microtubule-associated proteins 1A/1B light chain 3C: protein MYLSDSGELFAYKCENNNNCPFKVMNGKITDVNFNSHRCGAKKTEMGDSESSGEVRSEEVLALRIKFPTKVPIIIKRYAKEAALPHLDKCKFLVPQEITVSQFQTIIRNRLQLGPNHALYLLVNNRSMVSLSLTLAEVYSEHAGADGFLYITYASQEVFGRA, encoded by the exons ATGTATTTGAGCGACTCCGGCGAGCTGTTCGCTTACAAGTGCGAAAACAACAACAACTGCCCCTTTAAAGTGATGAACGGGAAAATCACCGACGTCAACTTCAACAGCCACCGCTGTGGGGCCAAAAAAACAG AAATGGGCGATAGCGAGTCGAGCGGCGAGGTGCGGAGCGAGGAGGTCCTAGCGCTGCGCATCAAGTTCCCCACCAAAGTGCCG ATTATCATCAAGCGGTACGCCAAAGAGGCGGCGTTGCCCCACTTGGACAAGTGCAAGTTTCTCGTGCCGCAGGAGATCACGGTGTCCCAGTTCCAGACCATTATCAG GAATAGGCTGCAGTTGGGGCCCAACCACGCGCTATATCTACTAGTCAATAACCGGTCAATGGTCAGCCTGTCTCTGACGCTTGCAGAGGTGTACAGTGAACATGCAGGAGCTGATGGCTTTCTCTACATAACCTACGCCTCACAAGAAGTATTCGGAAGGGCCTGA
- the LOC100142339 gene encoding zinc finger protein OZF isoform X2 produces MQPPEGVGARLSDVCRTCLVKSPHMTSFSPKNETTSHLIAMLSSVGNIEIEVNDLLPSYLCKKCEEKLRLSYDFQLMIQRSNEIVRECISGADMAQEVSEKIEIKIEDNRRKLPEFSAFEVQEAINECQGKFSVKAECIKCGFVTSNSRALSVHMSYLHKEMKERWCSTCNSEVENLETHTLSHVNSDFKCKFCGRTFKTRGNYTEHLRCHSSVKPHNCHICRKEFTAKRHLDKHLRTHSLPTQEVDPLGEAQNYCIICKRRVRSLKAHLLKCHSSDPKKPDGCLCTLCGKKFSSLSRFRVHMRTHTGEAPYKCRYCDKRSASRNHIVVHERTHTGEKPHICTVCGKAFAQSSVLNTHMKIHTGRPIACEICDKRFCRPAQLRLHVRKHTGEKPYQCTECEQAFRQRSHLTEHLKTHSDDRPYKCSHCEKGFKQISTLKSHIQIHLGTKPFKCSQCPYACRQSYSLTKHMKQHSLDAPRAEKPHFCHLCQRGFTTMAMLTSHNSGVHGF; encoded by the exons ATGCAGCCCCCTGAGGGCGTGGGGGCGCGTTTAAGCGACGTGTGTCGCACCTGTCTCGTGAAAAGCCCCCACATGACGAGTTTTAGCCCCAAAAATGAGACCACATCGCACTTAATTGCGATGTTATCATCGGTTGGGAACATTGAG ATTGAAGTAAACGACTTGTTGCCGTCgtatttgtgcaaaaaatgcgAGGAGAAATTAAGGTTATCGTACGATTTTCAACTGATGATACAAAGGTCGAACGAAATCGTTCGGGAGTGCATAAGCGGGGCTGATATG gcACAAGAAGTTTCGGAAAAAATCGAGATCAAAATTGAGGATAATAGACGGAAGCTGCCCGAATTTTCGGCGTTTGAGGTCCAGGAGGCTATAAATGAGTGTCAGGGGAAGTTTTCCGTGAAGGCTGAGTGCATAAAATGCGGGTTTGTGACGAGTAATTCCCGCGCTCTGTCGGTACATATGAGTTACCTCCATAA GGAAATGAAGGAACGTTGGTGCTCCACTTGCAACAGTGAGGTGGAAAACTTGGAAACGCACACTTTGAGTCACGTTAATAGCGATTTCAAGTGCAAATTTTGCGGTCGCACGTTCAAAACGCGGGGGAATTACACCGAACACTTGCGCTGCCACTCGA GCGTTAAACCGCACAATTGCCACATTTGCCGCAAGGAATTCACCGCAAAGCGCCACTTAGACAAGCATTTAAGGACACACTCGCTTCCAACCCAAGAGGTTGACCCCTTGGGGGAAGCCCAGAATTACTGCATAATTTGCAAAAGGCGCGTGCGCAGCTTGAAGGCCCACTTGCTAAAGTGCCACTCTTCCGACCCGAAAAAACCGGACGGTTGTTTGTGCACTCTTTGCGGCAAAAAATTCAG TTCGTTGTCAAGGTTCCGCGTGCATATGCGCACCCACACCGGGGAAGCCCCGTACAAGTGTCGCTACTGCGACAAACGCAGTGCCTCTCGCAACCATATTGTGGTGCACGAACGCACCCATACGGGCGAAAAACCCCATATTTGTACCGTCTGTGGCAAGGCGTTCGCCCAATCTAGTGTGCTCAACACGCATATGAAAATCCATACGGGGCGACCAATCGCGTGCGAGATTTGTGACAAACGGTTTTGTAGACCTGCACAATTGCGGTTGCATGTGCGCAAACATACGGGGGAAAAACCGTACCAGTGTACGGAGTGTGAACAGGCCTTTAGGCAGCGGAGTCATTTGACCGAGCATTTGAAAACACATAGTGACGATAGGCCGTATAAATGCTCGCATTGTGAGAAGGGTTTTAAGCAAATTTCCACGCTTAAGTCACACATCCAGATACATTTAG GTACGAAGCCATTCAAGTGTAGTCAATGCCCCTATGCCTGTAGACAGAGTTATAGTCTCACCAAACATATGAAACAGCATAGTTTGGATGCCCCCCGGGCTGAAAAGCCCCACTTCTGCCACCTATGTCAAAGGGGGTTCACAACAATGGCGATGCTGACGTCACACAACAGTGGCGTCCATGGGTTTTAG